The Oncorhynchus tshawytscha isolate Ot180627B linkage group LG12, Otsh_v2.0, whole genome shotgun sequence genome includes a window with the following:
- the nkx3-1 gene encoding homeobox protein Nkx-3.1 — protein MSETVKPLTSFFIEDILSIKEKTRLNVRCSSSHKSKEGCAQWNNQQHDQVSQSAELCAKHTAFGARKDSISSSSSSTPDAMNRFTSAGKQKRSRAAFSHLQVLELETKFNHQKYLSAPERANLANTLRLTETQIKIWFQNRRYKTKRKQQATEYCKNLFQKSEGLNTEDDLVRASLLTTLYKTYQFRPYVYDFNRTWRPTLW, from the exons ATGTCGGAGACTGTCAAGCCACTAACTTCATTTTTCATCGAGGACATCTTGTCCATTAAAGAAAAGACACGGCTAAACGTAAGGTGCTCTTCTTCACACAAGTCCAAGGAGGGATGCGCTCAATGGAATAACCAACAGCACGATCAGGTATCACAGTCGGCGGAACTTTGCGCAAAGCACACCGCATTTGGAGCGCGGAAAG ATTCCATATCCAGCTCTAGTTCCAGCACCCCAGATGCTATGAACCGTTTTACATCAGCGGGAAAACAGAAACGCTCGCGCGCTGCCTTTTCGCATCTGCAAGTACTAGAACTGGAGACTAAATTTAACCACCAGAAGTACCTGTCCGCTCCTGAAAGAGCCAATCTTGCTAACACGTTGAGACTGACGGAGACGCAAATTAAAATCTGGTTTCAGAACAGAAGATACAAAACCAAACGCAAGCAGCAAGCTACGGAGTACTGTAAGAATTTATTTCAAAAGTCAGAAGGACTAAATACAGAGGACGATTTAGTCAGAGCATCACTTCTCACCACGTTGTACAAAACATATCAATTCCGACCATATGTGTATGACTTTAATCGCACATGGAGACCAACTCTGTGGTGA